The following are from one region of the Acidobacteriota bacterium genome:
- a CDS encoding carboxylesterase family protein, which produces MISSQCRVAVGLLGLTLLGLVGSAAFAETVKVEGGLLQGTVEDGLRVYRGIPFAAPPIGNLRWRPPQPASKWNGVRAADEFGRACIQTNAAIADLPAPSEDCLYLNVWTPAKSAGEKLPVLVWIHGGGFVAGAPAEKLYHGEWLAHKGVVVVSLGYRLGVFGFLAHPELSAESPHHVSGNYGLLDMIAGLQWVERNISAFGGDPKRVTIQGESAGAVAVSILCASPLTKGLFRGAIAESGGSFGPVRVDASFGESEPLASAEKRTVDWLSSAGVANVAELRKIPAEKLQTMIPGQFGWARPNMDGWVIAGDQYKLYQSGQYNDVPVLVGYNSDEGLLFGNPKSQAAYVQSVRERYREFADKILAVYSGGESLAEKWTARNLMRDSSFGWNTWVWARLQTKTGKSNVFVYYFDEKAELPAGSDPAGYGARHASELPYVFRQLTEHNRPAPTQKDEALSDMLRTYWTNFAKTGDPNGAGLPKWPVYSDATPQMLHIEAGNTKAGPMVNENGLKVLDDYFSWRRTDEVTAAPH; this is translated from the coding sequence ATGATTTCTTCGCAGTGTAGGGTTGCAGTCGGGCTATTGGGTCTGACTCTATTGGGCTTGGTCGGGAGTGCCGCTTTTGCTGAAACCGTCAAGGTGGAAGGCGGCCTGCTCCAGGGAACTGTCGAGGACGGGCTCCGCGTTTATCGCGGAATTCCTTTCGCTGCTCCACCGATCGGCAACCTTCGCTGGCGGCCGCCTCAACCTGCCTCGAAGTGGAATGGAGTTCGCGCCGCGGACGAGTTCGGCCGCGCGTGTATTCAGACAAATGCGGCAATCGCAGATCTGCCCGCCCCCAGCGAGGATTGTCTGTACCTGAACGTCTGGACGCCCGCCAAGAGCGCAGGGGAGAAGTTGCCAGTTCTGGTCTGGATTCATGGTGGAGGTTTCGTTGCAGGCGCGCCCGCAGAGAAGCTTTACCACGGCGAATGGTTGGCTCACAAGGGTGTCGTCGTAGTTTCCCTTGGGTATCGCCTGGGCGTGTTTGGTTTTTTGGCACACCCCGAACTGAGCGCCGAAAGTCCCCACCATGTATCGGGCAACTACGGCCTCCTCGACATGATCGCCGGATTGCAGTGGGTCGAAAGGAACATTTCCGCGTTCGGCGGCGATCCAAAGCGGGTGACAATACAGGGCGAATCGGCAGGCGCGGTTGCGGTAAGCATCCTCTGCGCATCGCCGCTTACGAAGGGCCTGTTTCGCGGCGCAATCGCCGAGAGCGGAGGTTCTTTCGGGCCGGTGCGGGTCGATGCGTCTTTCGGCGAATCGGAACCGTTGGCCAGCGCTGAGAAGAGAACCGTCGACTGGCTATCATCCGCAGGAGTCGCCAACGTCGCGGAATTGCGGAAGATCCCGGCTGAGAAGTTGCAAACGATGATACCGGGTCAATTCGGTTGGGCTCGCCCAAATATGGATGGATGGGTCATTGCCGGAGATCAATACAAACTCTACCAGTCAGGCCAATACAACGACGTCCCGGTTCTGGTCGGTTACAACTCCGACGAAGGTTTATTGTTCGGAAATCCTAAGTCACAAGCAGCCTACGTTCAGAGTGTGCGAGAACGGTACCGCGAGTTTGCCGACAAGATTCTCGCTGTTTACTCCGGTGGTGAAAGCCTTGCTGAAAAGTGGACGGCGCGCAATCTGATGCGCGACTCGTCGTTTGGCTGGAACACCTGGGTATGGGCTCGTCTGCAAACGAAAACAGGGAAGTCCAACGTGTTCGTCTATTACTTTGATGAAAAAGCTGAACTTCCTGCCGGATCTGACCCCGCTGGCTACGGAGCGCGACACGCTTCGGAGCTTCCCTATGTTTTCCGCCAACTCACGGAACACAATCGCCCCGCTCCCACCCAAAAAGACGAAGCACTTTCGGACATGCTGCGCACCTATTGGACCAATTTCGCCAAAACCGGCGATCCCAACGGTGCCGGCTTGCCGAAGTGGCCAGTTTACAGCGATGCCACCCCGCAGATGCTGCACATTGAAGCGGGAAATACCAAGGCCGGGCCAATGGTTAACGAAAATGGGCTGAAGGTACTGGACGACTATTTTTCCTGGCGCCGAACGGATGAAGTGACCGCTGCACCGCATTAG
- a CDS encoding creatininase family protein has translation MTFINTRAWIVSGLLWLSLAGAVNAQTAAPLAPPPITPPFLAPEPVPPPPVRTHYFTSLSNVEVEKYLQYNDLIFVPIGNIQAHGVLPVDCEYVAAEALALKLAEETNALVFPNLQFTYPGDGMIGRGTVQVSSTQAIAYLKPIARSLLRQGFKRQIYITVGNAAGPETVSPLALEFFYETRTPALYLEGDILLQKVKADMNKVFFGAYSIVGRLDDIPLNLRPEIPNHAIDQGLRTLQALRVSGGARNGTVGFFGFEDESGAPVQAVTAEQRAAWAKEGSDTIDAAVKMADINRIAQSLRDHDRFTREYLIPKFNDLLP, from the coding sequence ATGACATTCATCAACACTAGGGCGTGGATTGTATCGGGGCTTCTCTGGCTAAGTCTTGCTGGAGCAGTGAACGCACAGACGGCTGCGCCTCTGGCCCCACCGCCAATTACACCTCCCTTCCTGGCCCCGGAGCCGGTGCCTCCACCGCCGGTGCGGACCCATTACTTTACGAGCTTGAGCAACGTCGAAGTGGAGAAATACCTCCAGTACAACGATCTCATTTTCGTTCCGATTGGAAATATCCAGGCGCATGGCGTGTTGCCGGTTGACTGTGAGTACGTCGCCGCCGAGGCACTCGCCCTGAAACTGGCCGAAGAAACTAATGCCCTGGTGTTTCCCAATCTGCAATTCACCTATCCCGGAGATGGAATGATTGGGCGCGGAACGGTGCAGGTCAGCTCCACCCAGGCCATCGCCTATCTGAAGCCCATTGCGCGTTCTCTACTGAGGCAAGGCTTCAAGCGCCAGATATACATCACAGTCGGGAATGCGGCGGGACCGGAAACCGTCAGCCCCTTGGCACTCGAGTTCTTCTACGAGACGCGAACACCCGCGCTTTACCTCGAAGGAGACATTTTGCTTCAGAAGGTGAAGGCGGACATGAACAAAGTTTTCTTTGGGGCGTACTCCATCGTGGGCCGGCTCGATGATATTCCGTTGAATCTAAGGCCCGAGATTCCGAACCACGCCATCGATCAGGGACTCCGCACGCTTCAAGCGCTCAGGGTGAGTGGCGGCGCCCGAAATGGCACCGTGGGGTTCTTCGGGTTTGAGGACGAATCCGGCGCGCCCGTGCAAGCGGTCACGGCCGAGCAAAGAGCCGCCTGGGCAAAAGAAGGCTCGGACACGATCGACGCCGCGGTCAAGATGGCAGACATAAATAGGATCGCGCAATCCCTGCGGGACCACGACCGGTTTACGCGTGAGTACCTGATCCCGAAGTTCAACGATCTGCTGCCTTGA
- a CDS encoding SGNH/GDSL hydrolase family protein has product MKRGENVVKARLMMIVLMLAGLLVSSVAGAQTPPSHDGYWVSAWSTAIHAPLAFPGLPPTPVFENQTLRMVVKPTIGGGRLRVRLSNAFGNAALTIGAAHVALVQQGAKIVPESDRALTFGGRASVTIPPGAPVLSDPVDLKVAALTEIAVSIYLPASATGSSTHFWAQHETYVSGPGDLTAQAEMPNRVTQMAWYWLADVEVWTSDQATAVVTLGDSITDGVGAKQGEYEDWPDRLALRLQFEKKSAKLSVVNVGIGGNRILHEGAGISALARFDRDVLAQPGVSAVIVLEGINDIGWPHMKPRLPNGETLKDPPFVHELVSAEDLIVGLKQIIDRAHQHGIRVFGATLTPYEGADYYSEDGEATRQAVNHWILTSRAFDGVFDFDAAVRDPNHPSQFREGYHSGDHLHPSAIGYKAMADAVDLARLRGAEKSKAKK; this is encoded by the coding sequence GTGAAACGTGGAGAAAACGTGGTGAAAGCACGACTCATGATGATTGTCCTCATGCTGGCTGGGCTGCTGGTTAGCTCAGTTGCTGGCGCGCAAACGCCTCCCTCTCATGATGGATACTGGGTCAGCGCCTGGAGCACTGCGATTCACGCGCCACTCGCATTCCCAGGATTACCGCCAACGCCGGTGTTCGAGAATCAAACACTCCGGATGGTGGTGAAACCCACAATCGGCGGGGGGCGCCTGCGGGTTCGATTGTCGAATGCATTCGGAAATGCGGCGCTAACGATTGGCGCTGCGCACGTGGCTCTTGTGCAACAGGGGGCGAAAATCGTGCCCGAGTCTGATCGGGCGCTGACCTTCGGGGGCAGGGCCTCTGTCACCATTCCTCCGGGAGCACCGGTGTTGAGTGACCCGGTTGATCTGAAGGTTGCTGCCTTGACAGAGATCGCGGTAAGCATCTATCTGCCCGCCAGCGCTACTGGTTCCAGCACCCACTTTTGGGCACAACATGAAACCTATGTATCTGGTCCCGGTGACTTAACGGCGCAAGCCGAAATGCCGAACCGGGTGACACAGATGGCGTGGTACTGGCTCGCCGACGTCGAAGTCTGGACCTCCGATCAAGCCACTGCTGTTGTGACCTTGGGAGATTCGATCACAGACGGAGTCGGAGCCAAGCAAGGGGAGTACGAGGATTGGCCAGATAGATTGGCTCTGCGGCTGCAATTTGAAAAAAAATCCGCCAAGCTGTCTGTCGTCAACGTTGGCATCGGGGGAAACCGAATTCTGCATGAGGGCGCTGGAATCAGCGCCCTCGCACGTTTCGATCGCGACGTTCTGGCGCAACCTGGAGTTTCGGCCGTGATCGTGCTCGAGGGAATCAACGACATCGGCTGGCCACATATGAAACCACGGCTGCCGAATGGCGAGACGCTGAAGGACCCGCCATTCGTCCACGAACTGGTGAGCGCCGAAGACCTGATCGTCGGACTCAAGCAGATTATCGACCGCGCTCATCAGCATGGAATCCGTGTCTTTGGCGCGACGCTTACGCCCTACGAGGGCGCCGACTACTACAGCGAAGACGGAGAGGCCACGCGTCAAGCGGTCAATCATTGGATTCTCACCAGTCGCGCATTTGATGGTGTCTTCGACTTCGACGCAGCCGTTCGTGATCCGAACCATCCATCGCAATTTCGCGAAGGCTATCACTCGGGAGACCACCTTCATCCCAGCGCGATTGGCTACAAGGCGATGGCCGACGCTGTGGACCTCGCCCGGTTGAGAGGGGCCGAAAAGTCGAAAGCGAAGAAGTGA
- a CDS encoding Nif3-like dinuclear metal center hexameric protein, whose protein sequence is MPLTAREVVDRIRKNVGVPWRTPTADEFKIGDPDAPITGITTTFMSTLDLLERSAAAGNNFVITHEPTFWSAADVVSDLRDDSLYRQKVNFIEKHKMVVWRFHDHWHARRPSDGIFAGWNRSMGWEDYHVKSDNPFSIQYLIPETSFEELARDMQKKLKLRSMRLVGDPKLRVTRVGNGGHYILQCMPQLPKVDVLLVFEGREWEAPEYIRDAIAAGEKKALIQLPHEGGEEAGMDECARWLQAFVSEVPIKFIPSGDPFWIPV, encoded by the coding sequence ATGCCACTGACAGCTCGTGAGGTCGTCGACCGAATCCGAAAGAATGTCGGAGTGCCGTGGAGGACTCCCACCGCGGACGAATTCAAAATCGGCGACCCGGATGCGCCGATCACAGGAATTACCACAACCTTCATGTCAACGCTGGATCTGCTGGAGCGGTCGGCAGCGGCGGGAAACAATTTCGTGATCACGCACGAACCCACATTCTGGAGCGCCGCCGATGTGGTCTCCGATCTGAGGGACGATTCACTTTATCGGCAAAAGGTGAATTTCATCGAGAAGCACAAGATGGTGGTATGGCGGTTCCACGATCACTGGCACGCCCGGCGACCGAGCGATGGCATCTTTGCCGGATGGAATCGATCGATGGGGTGGGAAGACTACCACGTCAAAAGCGACAACCCATTCTCGATTCAGTATTTGATCCCGGAGACCAGTTTTGAAGAGTTAGCGCGGGACATGCAAAAAAAGTTGAAGCTCCGCAGTATGCGCCTGGTCGGTGATCCAAAGCTGCGCGTCACTCGTGTTGGCAACGGAGGTCATTACATTCTCCAGTGCATGCCCCAGTTGCCAAAGGTCGATGTTCTTCTCGTGTTCGAAGGGAGGGAATGGGAAGCCCCGGAATACATCCGCGATGCGATCGCCGCCGGCGAGAAGAAAGCGCTCATCCAGCTCCCGCATGAGGGAGGAGAGGAAGCGGGCATGGACGAGTGCGCTCGCTGGCTGCAGGCTTTTGTCAGTGAGGTGCCAATCAAGTTCATTCCATCCGGTGATCCGTTCTGGATACCGGTATAG
- a CDS encoding esterase, whose product MTTFGKIIVVLALTVAACWGQTAPSHPASTNIPGADFPRINADSSVTFRVQGEQAQKLQVSLGFGQSVYDMVKGPDGVWEATTKPLAPGFYYYGISIDGFIANDPGSRTFFAARKEVSGLEVPGDESEFFAVKDVPHGNVRIEWYFSKTTGETRRIFVYTPPGYDGSAARYPVLYLQHGYGEDEAGWSDQGHENFILDNLIAAGKARPMIIVNEDGLTGVNFQPPPPPRPGTNPPPPPRGVVRFFMEERYATLDQIISRDLIPFIDSRFRTIPDRDHRALAGLSMGGAQALRIGFNHLDQFAFLGAFSPAIAITDTDKDYDGIMADPAKLNRQLRLLWLGIGNEDFLHAPVKESHEALEKAGIKHVWVASSGAHVWTVWRKYLADFAPRLFQ is encoded by the coding sequence ATGACAACATTCGGAAAGATCATCGTCGTACTGGCTCTCACGGTTGCGGCATGCTGGGGACAAACCGCCCCATCCCATCCCGCCTCAACCAATATCCCCGGTGCGGACTTTCCGCGGATCAACGCCGATTCCAGCGTTACCTTCCGAGTTCAAGGGGAACAGGCGCAGAAACTTCAGGTGTCATTGGGTTTCGGCCAGTCCGTGTATGACATGGTGAAGGGACCGGACGGGGTTTGGGAGGCGACCACCAAGCCGCTGGCGCCTGGCTTTTACTACTATGGGATTTCGATCGATGGTTTCATCGCCAACGATCCCGGGAGTCGGACGTTTTTTGCCGCACGCAAGGAAGTAAGCGGGCTTGAGGTCCCGGGCGATGAATCAGAGTTCTTTGCGGTGAAAGATGTTCCGCATGGCAACGTACGAATCGAATGGTACTTCTCTAAAACGACAGGCGAAACCAGAAGAATTTTCGTCTACACGCCGCCGGGATACGACGGGAGCGCCGCGCGCTATCCAGTGTTATACCTCCAACACGGTTACGGGGAAGACGAAGCCGGTTGGAGCGACCAGGGTCATGAGAATTTCATTCTTGACAACCTGATCGCGGCCGGCAAAGCCAGGCCGATGATCATTGTCAACGAGGACGGACTGACAGGCGTGAATTTTCAACCGCCCCCTCCGCCTCGACCGGGGACAAATCCTCCTCCGCCACCGCGTGGCGTGGTGCGTTTCTTCATGGAGGAACGATACGCAACCCTGGACCAGATCATTTCCCGAGACCTGATCCCGTTCATCGATTCACGCTTCCGCACCATTCCCGACCGCGATCACCGGGCGCTTGCGGGACTTTCCATGGGGGGTGCGCAGGCATTGCGCATCGGGTTCAACCATCTCGACCAGTTTGCATTTCTCGGCGCCTTTAGTCCCGCCATCGCCATCACCGACACGGACAAAGACTATGACGGAATTATGGCGGATCCCGCAAAGCTAAACCGGCAATTGCGTCTCTTGTGGCTCGGAATCGGCAACGAGGATTTTCTACACGCGCCGGTCAAGGAATCTCACGAGGCTCTGGAGAAGGCTGGGATTAAACACGTCTGGGTCGCGAGTTCCGGTGCGCATGTCTGGACAGTATGGCGCAAGTATCTCGCCGATTTTGCGCCCCGGCTCTTTCAATAA
- a CDS encoding carboxylesterase family protein — MKTFWAVLSTVLMMATCYSQIKQSLRTESGLVSGVPGRDPSITAFKGIPYAEPPVRNLRWVEPRPPRQWEGVRKADHFSDGCIQNFPKGDFPKSEDCLYLNVWTPAKDKAALPVMVYIHGGGLRVGSAREALYDGEELAKKGIVVVTLNYRLGILGFFAHPELTKESPYHTSGNYGLLDQNAALQWVHRNIAAFGGDPNKVTIFGQSGGAFSVTSQVVSPLSKGLFRAAIVESGGVGAGFARTELLSLEDGEKAGVKFADSVGAHSLADLRAMPAEKMLSDGSAESNVDGRFFPASPVTLLNEGKQNKVAMIVGSNSDEGQHLFRSPVPAGEYAEQARKMYGADADKFLSLYPNDSEEASKASQQRMFADRMALGEQNLAASMTSIGSNVYLYYFDYLDEGGYNSEPPTLGLRLGADHGAELPYVFGLMSHWRASVPDQDLKLQNIVMQYWTNFAKDVDPNGKGLPAWEVFKGLHSPIMIVDKNPSMRPHPRAGQVEFLRTHGVK; from the coding sequence GTGAAGACTTTCTGGGCAGTTTTGTCGACTGTTCTGATGATGGCAACCTGCTATTCGCAGATCAAGCAGTCGCTTCGCACAGAGAGCGGTCTGGTCAGCGGCGTACCGGGCAGAGATCCCAGTATCACAGCTTTCAAAGGTATTCCATATGCGGAGCCTCCGGTGAGGAACTTGCGCTGGGTTGAGCCACGCCCTCCTCGCCAGTGGGAGGGAGTCCGCAAAGCCGATCATTTCAGCGACGGTTGCATCCAGAACTTTCCCAAAGGCGATTTTCCGAAGAGTGAAGACTGCCTCTATCTGAACGTGTGGACTCCGGCGAAGGACAAGGCCGCGCTGCCCGTGATGGTTTATATCCACGGAGGCGGTCTGCGCGTAGGCTCCGCGCGCGAGGCCCTGTACGACGGCGAAGAACTGGCCAAAAAGGGGATTGTCGTCGTCACTCTGAACTACCGTCTGGGCATTCTCGGGTTCTTCGCTCATCCGGAATTGACCAAGGAATCTCCCTACCACACCTCCGGAAACTATGGGCTGCTCGATCAAAATGCCGCGCTGCAGTGGGTGCATCGCAATATCGCTGCGTTTGGCGGTGATCCCAACAAGGTCACGATCTTCGGACAGTCCGGAGGCGCGTTCTCGGTGACTTCTCAGGTGGTGAGTCCGCTGTCGAAGGGCCTGTTCCGCGCAGCGATCGTCGAAAGCGGCGGAGTTGGGGCAGGATTCGCTAGGACTGAACTGCTGTCTTTGGAGGATGGAGAAAAAGCCGGAGTCAAGTTTGCGGACTCTGTCGGCGCCCACTCCCTGGCAGACTTGCGGGCAATGCCGGCCGAAAAGATGTTGTCCGACGGCTCGGCGGAATCGAACGTGGATGGGCGGTTTTTTCCGGCCAGCCCGGTCACCTTGTTGAACGAGGGCAAGCAGAACAAAGTCGCCATGATCGTGGGCTCGAACTCCGATGAGGGGCAGCACCTTTTCCGTTCGCCAGTGCCGGCCGGCGAATATGCCGAGCAGGCACGCAAGATGTACGGCGCAGACGCGGACAAATTCCTGAGCTTGTATCCCAACGATTCCGAGGAGGCTTCCAAGGCCTCTCAGCAACGCATGTTTGCGGATCGCATGGCTCTAGGGGAGCAAAACCTCGCAGCATCGATGACCAGCATCGGGTCAAATGTCTATCTTTACTATTTCGACTATCTGGACGAGGGAGGCTACAACAGCGAGCCCCCCACTCTCGGCCTGCGCCTCGGAGCGGACCACGGTGCGGAACTTCCTTATGTGTTCGGCCTGATGAGCCACTGGAGAGCTTCCGTCCCCGATCAGGATCTCAAACTGCAAAACATTGTCATGCAGTATTGGACGAATTTCGCTAAGGACGTGGATCCGAATGGCAAAGGCCTGCCCGCCTGGGAAGTGTTCAAGGGACTTCATAGTCCCATCATGATTGTGGACAAGAATCCCAGCATGAGGCCGCATCCCCGCGCGGGGCAGGTGGAGTTCCTTCGCACGCACGGAGTGAAATAG
- a CDS encoding carbohydrate kinase produces MNKPAVMIGVGEVLWDILPTGRVLGGAPANFAYMTNVLGDQGIVASRVGSDDLGREACTVMQQLGLTIDYVQQDESNATGTAVVSIGPGGQPTFLIKECVAWDSLQWSPDWEELSARADVVCFGSLAQRFPMSASTIERFLKNVPKTGLRICDANLRQSYYSTEVLRRSFQHADIVKLNEEEVGRVASLLGLGNGGEQALAERLLAEFDLRLVCITRADRGSVLVSDAETVEHAGFRVKVEDAIGAGDAFTACLAHHYWRGRSLKETSEAANRFAAWVATQRGATPPISPEQLQNILAGPALH; encoded by the coding sequence ATGAATAAACCGGCAGTGATGATTGGGGTGGGCGAAGTTTTGTGGGACATTTTACCGACAGGAAGAGTGTTGGGTGGCGCACCCGCGAATTTTGCTTACATGACCAACGTACTTGGAGACCAGGGAATCGTGGCCAGCCGAGTGGGCAGCGACGATCTGGGCCGTGAAGCCTGCACGGTCATGCAACAACTGGGCCTGACCATAGACTACGTTCAGCAGGATGAAAGTAACGCAACCGGGACCGCGGTGGTAAGTATCGGTCCGGGTGGCCAGCCCACGTTCCTGATCAAGGAGTGTGTCGCTTGGGACTCGCTGCAATGGTCACCGGACTGGGAAGAATTATCCGCCCGGGCCGACGTGGTCTGTTTTGGTTCGCTCGCTCAGCGTTTTCCGATGTCGGCTTCTACCATCGAGCGCTTTCTCAAAAACGTCCCCAAGACCGGTCTGCGCATATGCGACGCAAATCTCCGCCAGTCCTACTACAGTACCGAAGTTCTCCGCCGGTCGTTCCAGCATGCCGACATCGTGAAACTCAACGAAGAAGAAGTGGGAAGGGTCGCGTCTTTGTTAGGGCTGGGCAATGGAGGCGAGCAGGCACTTGCCGAACGGCTTCTGGCGGAATTCGACCTGCGGTTGGTTTGCATTACGCGAGCAGACCGCGGAAGCGTGCTGGTTTCGGACGCCGAGACCGTTGAGCATGCGGGTTTCCGCGTGAAAGTGGAGGATGCTATTGGCGCGGGAGACGCCTTCACTGCCTGCCTGGCGCACCATTACTGGAGAGGGCGTTCCCTGAAGGAGACGAGTGAGGCCGCGAACCGTTTTGCGGCATGGGTGGCAACCCAGCGGGGCGCGACTCCGCCCATCAGTCCAGAGCAATTGCAGAACATTCTTGCCGGGCCTGCCCTCCACTAG
- a CDS encoding creatininase family protein, with the protein MILVIALLFSSTLLGQAPPKMRTRILTHMTNTEIEQYLKRNDVIFVTVGTVEPHAEMPIDAEYVGPLAYSMKLAEEGDGLVLPGLAYFFPDATVVGRGAVHVTPSEGTAYLLTIARSLLRQGFHRQVYITGHAPSWQTVSPLVRQFYDETHVPILYLESAMFHRPRSDTKPPDFADFAKMTYGAYAIAGRLEDIPVNLSEPVPEHPADPGINNLFPVGPQSGAIGFYMSHYTDHIGPAKAVTAEQRAQWGKEGAEMIDESVKSIDIKSILGALRDHDKFTQEHILPQYGWMFPNQAGGEKSNDIHQH; encoded by the coding sequence ATGATTCTGGTGATCGCCCTGTTGTTCAGCTCCACGCTCTTGGGCCAAGCTCCCCCCAAAATGCGGACGCGCATTCTGACTCACATGACCAACACGGAGATCGAGCAGTATCTCAAACGCAACGACGTGATCTTCGTAACCGTGGGAACGGTTGAGCCACACGCGGAGATGCCGATCGATGCCGAGTATGTTGGCCCGCTCGCGTACTCCATGAAACTTGCGGAGGAGGGAGACGGCCTGGTCCTGCCAGGGCTGGCCTATTTCTTTCCCGATGCAACGGTGGTTGGAAGAGGTGCTGTGCACGTGACCCCGTCGGAAGGCACTGCTTATCTGCTGACGATTGCGCGTTCACTTCTGCGGCAGGGGTTTCACAGACAGGTTTATATCACCGGCCATGCGCCATCCTGGCAGACCGTGAGCCCGCTGGTGAGGCAGTTTTATGACGAGACTCACGTCCCCATTCTTTATCTGGAGTCGGCGATGTTTCACCGCCCAAGGAGCGATACCAAACCGCCGGATTTTGCAGATTTCGCCAAGATGACTTATGGCGCTTACGCCATTGCCGGCAGGCTGGAGGACATTCCGGTCAATTTGTCTGAGCCGGTGCCGGAACATCCCGCCGATCCGGGCATTAACAATCTATTTCCCGTCGGGCCGCAAAGCGGGGCCATCGGCTTCTATATGAGCCACTACACCGACCATATCGGCCCTGCCAAGGCCGTTACGGCCGAACAACGCGCCCAGTGGGGCAAGGAAGGCGCGGAGATGATCGATGAATCCGTGAAGAGTATCGACATCAAGAGCATCCTCGGGGCTTTGCGAGATCATGACAAATTTACCCAGGAGCACATCCTTCCCCAATATGGCTGGATGTTTCCGAATCAAGCGGGAGGGGAGAAATCCAATGACATTCATCAACACTAG
- a CDS encoding Nif3-like dinuclear metal center hexameric protein, translating into MLTGQVLLERIQKNVGVPWQSQRSDGFSDGILHGSADTSVTGIVTTFTPTLEVLRRAVASHKNTVICREAPFYSRGERAPLFWRNSPAPPKEMTDNDPVCRAKQDFITQNNLVIMRLVENWDARRSDGQLRGLVRALSWEKFHFPAKSLDEYDPRNVRFQLPKRSLGRLAQELQIKLKIHGVRVIGDAASSVSNIALTHGLLLVADSERMLREQGLDVVIAGDAVEWEAVPCFADLVTAGKVKGLILIGQQASEEPGSGEMAEWLKSFISEVPIEWIPAGEPFWVLS; encoded by the coding sequence ATGCTTACTGGTCAGGTCTTACTCGAGCGAATTCAGAAGAACGTAGGAGTTCCCTGGCAGAGCCAGCGATCGGATGGCTTTTCAGACGGCATTCTGCATGGAAGCGCCGACACCTCTGTTACCGGGATTGTGACCACATTTACCCCGACCCTGGAAGTTCTCCGGCGCGCGGTCGCTTCCCATAAGAACACCGTCATCTGCCGCGAGGCTCCTTTCTATAGCCGCGGCGAGCGGGCCCCTTTGTTTTGGCGCAATAGTCCTGCTCCTCCCAAGGAGATGACCGACAACGATCCGGTTTGTCGCGCCAAGCAGGATTTCATCACCCAGAACAACCTGGTCATCATGCGTCTCGTCGAGAACTGGGATGCGCGTCGCTCCGACGGCCAGCTTCGCGGATTGGTTCGCGCCCTGAGTTGGGAAAAGTTCCACTTTCCAGCCAAGAGCCTCGATGAGTACGACCCACGAAACGTTCGTTTTCAGCTTCCAAAGCGTTCGCTCGGGCGCCTGGCTCAGGAACTCCAGATAAAGCTGAAGATTCACGGGGTTCGTGTCATCGGTGACGCAGCGTCCAGCGTCAGCAACATCGCACTCACCCACGGCTTGCTTTTGGTGGCGGATAGCGAACGAATGCTGCGCGAGCAAGGTTTGGATGTCGTAATCGCAGGCGATGCGGTCGAATGGGAGGCCGTGCCATGTTTTGCGGACCTAGTCACGGCGGGGAAGGTCAAAGGACTGATTCTCATTGGGCAGCAAGCTTCTGAGGAGCCGGGCAGTGGCGAGATGGCCGAGTGGCTGAAGAGCTTTATCAGTGAAGTTCCAATCGAGTGGATCCCCGCCGGGGAACCATTTTGGGTGCTGTCTTAG